A stretch of the Planctomycetota bacterium genome encodes the following:
- a CDS encoding YbaB/EbfC family nucleoid-associated protein, giving the protein MFDSMRAVGALAGLLRDKQKLAEAAERVRRTLDGARAEGSAGGGAVRVTASGALRIVEVRLEPAMLAGLGSGDESRALAEGLIAEATNEALTAAQAIARRTVADEAQELGLPEDIAGQFGAAMGL; this is encoded by the coding sequence GTGTTCGATAGCATGCGCGCCGTGGGCGCCCTCGCCGGGCTGCTCCGCGATAAGCAGAAGCTCGCGGAGGCCGCCGAGCGCGTCCGCCGCACGCTCGACGGCGCCCGCGCCGAGGGCTCGGCGGGCGGCGGGGCCGTCCGCGTGACCGCATCGGGCGCACTGCGGATCGTCGAAGTCCGCCTCGAACCGGCGATGCTCGCGGGGCTTGGGTCGGGCGACGAGTCCCGCGCCCTGGCCGAGGGCCTGATCGCCGAGGCTACCAACGAGGCGCTCACCGCCGCCCAGGCCATCGCCCGCCGCACGGTGGCCGACGAAGCGCAGGAGCTGGGCCTGCCCGAGGACATCGCCGGCCAGTTCGGCGCCGCGATGGGCCTGTGA